The window TTCTTGAGAGCCTGCATAAAGGTTGCTTTCAAGCATAGCTCCAGCAATCGAGTCATTTCCTAGACTTATCTGCTTTAGAACGGATTGAAAAGCCTTTTGCTGTAAGGAATGTTTTTTATGAGAATTTCCGTGCGCACAATCGATAAGAAGCTTTTCTGGTAGGCCTGAGTCCCTTAAAAGAGATACTGCATAGGCAATTGCGTAAGGATCGAAATTAGTGCGACCACCACCTCCTCTTAATACAATGTGCGAGTGAAGATTACCTTTTGAGTGGACTTGAGATATTCTACCATCTTCGTTGATGTTCATAAAGGCATGTTTGGATTTCGCTGCAAGTGCACCTTCAACTGCAACATGTAAATTACCATCGACTCCATTTTTAAAGCCTACTGGCATGGGTAATAGAGACGCTATTTGTCTGTGCGGTTGTGATGCTGCAGTTCTTGCACCAATACACCCCCAAGAGACGAGGTCTGCTAAATAGTTTGCGCTCATAAGCTCCAAAAATTCCATGGAACAGGGTACTTCTTCTTTTACAAGGTCTACAAGAAGGTTTCTTGCACAGCGAAGGCCTGCATTCATATCATGCGAGCCATTGAGGTAAGGATCGTGGAGAAGGCCTTTCCAGCCAAGGGTTGTTCTTGGTTTTTCTACATAGACGCGCATGGCAAGAAAAATGTGAGAATGGACCTTACTTGCAAGTTTTTTGAGCTTTGAAGCATACTCTTTGGCTGCATGAATATTATGAATGGAGCAAGGACCTAAAATGATGAGAAAGCGTTTATCTTCGCCTGAAAGAATGCTTTGAATTATATTTCTTGCGTTTGCGATAAAATGTCGCTCCTTTTCGAAGAGAGGGTATTCGCAAAACAGCTCTTTTGGAGTAAGAAGAGGCTCTAATTTTTCTGTATTGAGTAGGTCAGACATTGATACCTTGATTTTTAAGAGTAAAACGCTATTTAATCATTTGGGTGAGTAGTGGTCAATAGAGGAAATAATTACTTTGAAAGAGTCTTTTGCTAAACAGTTTTGGAAAGAGCATGAACAGTATGCGTTGCTACCTTTTATGAATTTTTTCTCGTGTGATAAAAATGAAAAGAGGGAGGATATCTTTTTATCAGAATGTGTAGATGGCATGCTTAAAGTTACTGGTAATGGAAAATTGGGTGCATTTTATGGCTCTTCACAAATGGCAAAAGCTCTTCTTGCAGGCCATTTGGCTGAAAACTTGGGAGAGCACACACCGCGCTTTAGCTTAAGACCTCTTTGGACTTCATCTGTAAAAAGCTATCAGCTAACACCTCTTTTTTTTCTTGGGATTTCTCGCTTCATTGATTGTGAAGAGGAGTTGTTATCATTTTTTTGCAAAAGAACAATAGAACTTGGGTTTAATGCAGTTGTAATTGGCTCTTTAGAAGGAGCTGTAGAAAATATAGTACCTTGTTTGATGGAAGCAGTTGTAAATATATGTAAAGAGATCAAAAGCTATGGATTAAAAGTTGTTATTGCTCTGTCCGTTAAAAAAGAGCAAGGGATCTGCCCATTAGATCCTTTATTTGTAAAGTTATTACAAGAAAATATGTGTTTACTAGAGCTTCTATTAAAAGAAGTCGATTATCTTTTTTGGGATAGTTTGCATCTTAGAGAGGGATTTGAGATACATGTAAATGGTGCTGATCACACACATTATGAGCTTATTGTAGAAGAATTAAAGCTTTTAGAAACATTTAAAATTCCGCTTATTTATTTTCTTTCGACTTCTAAGTTCTATTTAGGGATGATTTCCTCATGGATTCAGCGTTTATTGGATGAAGCATCATTTAATACAATCATTGCGTTTTCTGCAGAGTCTTATATATCTGTTTTGGAAAAAGAGCAGTTGCATCCACTTTTTTATGAGCTTAGAAAAAGTCCTGATTGTTCATCTACAAAACTACTTCCTCTGGCTAATATAGGTTGTATTCAAAAAGGGGAGGGACTTTGGCCAGTTCTTGGGATTAATTTTTTAGAAAAGGTTATAGTTCACATGTATAGGCATCCATTTGCAGGCCTTATTGCTTTAACAAATGATGTTCCTCTTCGCACAAGCCTGCTTGATTGTAGTCTATGGATGGCTGCAGAATGTCTTTGGTATGATAGAGCACCTTGCCTGTTTTTAGAAACCTGGCTAAAGGCATTTAGGCCAAATTGGCACACATCTCTTGCAGAAGAGGCAATAAGAGAGGCTGAAAATATTTTAAAACGAGTTAATAACCTTTCTGATTATAAGAGAGAATTTTCCCAAGAAAGGCTGCGCTTTTATGTTGAGGCTCTTGCTGCAAGCCTTTATCTTTTTAAAGAACTTTCGTTGAGGGTGGATTTAGATGCTGAGCACCCTTTACTTTTTCAGGTGTATGCATCTGCTTTTCTTGTAGATGTTAAAAGGTTGATCCTCTCTAATGTTGGAAGTGTATCCTCTCCTCATTTTATGATCCAAGGCGATCAAGACTCATTTTGGACAAGCCCTGCAGAACATGCGCTTTTAAGGAGACCAAATCCTTGTAAGCAAGACTCACACCTTATACCTATTTATGAAGCCTCTTTTTTAAAAAATAATGGTTAGTATAAGATGGTGACTTTATGTGAAACAAATCGTTATCGCGCCTTACTACTACCGACTGTAAAGAAAAAGTCTTCTATAGAAGTTTGGAAGCGTGATATAAAAGGTAGCCTTGAAAAAAAGGTGCATTTGATAACTTGCTATGTGTTTAAGATAACTAAAACAATTTGCTTTAGAGCAGGTGAGCATGAGTACCTGAGACTTACAGAAAATGTTATAAAAAATAAGCAAATCTTTATAAAAATTAAGGATATTACTGAAAGATATGATGTAACAGTCGATATACTAAAGCAGATAAATTCTTCTGGAAAATTGTTGAGTTTTTTATGTCATAAGAAAAATGTTCATAAAACGGAAGGGAATAGTACGATGAAGTCTATGCCTAAAATATATTTAAGAGGGGATAATTTAATTTGTGATCTTAGGTATGGCCAAATAGAGGAAGATGGATCTCAAGAAAAATTTGGGTTTAGTTGGGCTAAAAGTGTTTTAGATTGGAAAAAACTAGATAAGGAATATAAGGCCTATAGATATATCTATAAGGAGATAGAAAAACTTCTTTTAGAAGATAGCTTAAATGATTTTATGGATAAAATTTGTCAGGAGGACAAGATAAATGGCTCTTTGATGCTTCCTGTTGTCTTAGCAGTAAGAGTAGCCTATTTTGAAACACCTACTTATACTAAATTTAAGAAACGCATTTTTACAGATGCTTGTAATGTAGTTAAGATTATCTCTGAGTGCTTCTCTCCAAAAAAATTTTATTTTATTGATCAAAAAGATCTTATCTATTCCCCTAAGAGGGGGTGTTTGGCAGATGTTGAACTTATTCATGAGCTGATAGAAAAGGCTTTAGATGATAATGTAGGTATTTCTTTAGATGATTTACATAAGAAAATTTTATGCCAATTTGAATCATTAGTAATGGAGTCTTATGACTCTGAAACTCATTTTTGTAGAGTACTTGATGAAAATAAGGCCACGATAGAGGAGATTAAAAGGTCGGTTTGTGGTATGCTCTGTCATATCCGTAACGAAGGTATTTCTTTAAGTGTAGATCAAGTTAATCAACTTAGAATGATTTTTATTAAAAGAGAGCAGCTTGATTCTGAATTTAAGATAGTTTTAGATCACATCTATTTACAGTCGATTTTAAGGGCATTTAAAGAAGTGGAAAAGAAATGGATATTCTCCATAGAAATTACGGACGAAGATTGTTGGTGTTGTGCGCATAAGATAGTGCAATCTGCAATTGCTGATAGCTTAGAGCGCAAAGTCAATTACCCAATGCAAGCTGCAGCTTACTTGCATTATTTATTTCGTATTTGGAAGCACAAGGCTTTGGATATATATACACAAACAAGTTAAAAAAATAATTATTGAACTTGTTTGTGTATAAATCATGTTACGCAAAAATTAATCGGGAAAGGGCGGGCACAGGCGGAGGCACGGGATTGTAGTTTCGAAAGAAGTTAAATAAATTTATAATGTGTTTTGGTATAGATTATTCTTCTTGCAGAAGAGCTTCTTCCATTATTATTAGTGATGGCGTTATTTCGAAGACATTATGCTTTTGTGCTATTTGCATAAATGTTTCGCGCATTTTTAGATGATTTGCTTTTTCATCTTCTAAGGCCATTTCAAAAAGCATTTTGGTCCCTTCAAAGTTATTTGATGCCATCATGGATTCGAGGTAGATATCTGTAAGGTCTTTGTCAGAATATCTTGTAATTGCTTTAACCATCTCAACAAATACTTTGCACATTTCCACTTTATCCATCTTTTCATCCTTCAAAGCATTAGTGAAAATTTTCCTGGTCTCTTGAAATCCCATTAACTGCATTGAAATGCCCATTAACTGAGAATGGAGGGCTGTAGAAGTATCTTTTCTTTCTAAAGCAGTTTCATAACCTATGTGAGCATATTTAAAATTACGTAAAAGAAGGCATATATTAAGGTATT of the Chlamydiales bacterium genome contains:
- a CDS encoding 3-deoxy-7-phosphoheptulonate synthase, whose protein sequence is MSDLLNTEKLEPLLTPKELFCEYPLFEKERHFIANARNIIQSILSGEDKRFLIILGPCSIHNIHAAKEYASKLKKLASKVHSHIFLAMRVYVEKPRTTLGWKGLLHDPYLNGSHDMNAGLRCARNLLVDLVKEEVPCSMEFLELMSANYLADLVSWGCIGARTAASQPHRQIASLLPMPVGFKNGVDGNLHVAVEGALAAKSKHAFMNINEDGRISQVHSKGNLHSHIVLRGGGGRTNFDPYAIAYAVSLLRDSGLPEKLLIDCAHGNSHKKHSLQQKAFQSVLKQISLGNDSIAGAMLESNLYAGSQEHKSGKEPHPAISLTDPCIDWEETEELVMRAYDTLLSHTQVKHGPDLAYSLLQ